DNA sequence from the Bradyrhizobium sp. CIAT3101 genome:
TGATGATGAGCGCGGTGTTCTGCGGGCGGAGATCGCCATTGTAGGGCCAGGCGTAGGGCTCGGACTTGAGATAGCGCTCGGGCATGATTGGGCTCTCTAGCGGGTGATCGACAATTCGGCCGGGGCTCCGGTCAGCGTGCGTTTCGGCGAGCAGGTGATGATCATGATCGCCAGCGTCAGGATGTAGGGCGCGGCGTTGAAGAGGTGATAGCCGGAGGTGACCCCGACCGATTGCAGCGCCGGTCCGAGCGCCGCCGCGCCGCCGAAGGCGAGCGAGGCCCACAGGCAGAGCAGGGGATCCCAGCGCGCGAAGATCACGAGCGCCACGGCGGTGATGCCCTGGCCGGAGGAGAGGCCTTCGTTCCAACTCCCGGGATAGAACAGCGACAGGAACGAGCCGCCGATGCCGGCGAGGAAGCCGCCGACCATGGTGGCCCGCAGGCGGATCAGCAGCACGGAATGGCCCATCGCGCGCGCAGCATCCGAACTCTCGCCGGCGGTGCGGATGAGAAGGCCCCACCGCGTGGTGCGGAAGGCCCAATAGAGGATCGGTGCCAGCGCGACGCCGATCAGGAACAGGACGTTGACGCGGAGCGCGGCGCGCACCTGCGGGATGTCGCTCCACCAGCCGAAATCAATCGCGGGCAGCCTTGGCGCGGTCGGCTCGATCAGCGGCTTGCCGAGATAGAAGGCGAGGCCGGTGCCGAACAGCATCAGGGCGATGCCGACCGCAACGTCGTTGACGCGAGGCAACGAACAGATGCCGGCATGTAGCGCACCGAGAAGCGCGCCGGTGATGCCGGCGGCGAGCACCCCTAACCATGGCGAGCCCGTGAGATAGGAGATGCCGTAGGCGCTCATCGCGCCCATCACCAGCGTGCCTTCAAGGCCAAGATTGATGCGCCCCGAGCGCTCTGTGATGCACTCACCCAGGCTTACGAACAGGAACGGTGTCGACACACGGATGGCGCCACCGAGCACGGCGAGCGGGACGGTCCAGAGTCCGATCGATCCGTCTGCCATCAGGACTTGCCTTTCAGGAAACCGATGCGGCCGTAGAGCGCATCGCTGGCGAGCACGAAGACGAAGA
Encoded proteins:
- a CDS encoding ABC transporter permease produces the protein MADGSIGLWTVPLAVLGGAIRVSTPFLFVSLGECITERSGRINLGLEGTLVMGAMSAYGISYLTGSPWLGVLAAGITGALLGALHAGICSLPRVNDVAVGIALMLFGTGLAFYLGKPLIEPTAPRLPAIDFGWWSDIPQVRAALRVNVLFLIGVALAPILYWAFRTTRWGLLIRTAGESSDAARAMGHSVLLIRLRATMVGGFLAGIGGSFLSLFYPGSWNEGLSSGQGITAVALVIFARWDPLLCLWASLAFGGAAALGPALQSVGVTSGYHLFNAAPYILTLAIMIITCSPKRTLTGAPAELSITR